The Pukyongia salina genome segment ATTATATTTAGTCTTTGCCGCCATGGATCATTTTAAAATAATCCGCCTTGTGATCCGCCTTTTAACTTCCCGAGATGTTTATATGCCGCTTCGGTAACTTCGCGTCCACGCGGGGTACGCACTATAAAGCCCTGCTGAATTAAAAATGGTTCGTAAACCTCTTCTATGGTTTCCGAACTTTCGGAAACAGCAGTTGCCAGAGTTGTGATTCCAACCGGACCTCCTTTAAACTTATCGATAAGCGTGGTCAATATCTTATTGTCCATTTCATCCAGGCCATGTGCATCTACATGCAGTGCCTCCAGGGCATACTTAGCGATCTTAATGTCGATGTTACCATCACCTTTTATCTGGGCAAAATCTCGTACGCGGCGGAGTAGAGCATTTGCTATACGGGGTGTTCCTCTGCTTCGGCCTGCAATTTCTATGGCTGCTTCCATGTTGATAGGGACCTTTAGTATCCCGGCGCTTCGTTGTACTATAGTGGTAAGGAGCTCGGTAGAGTAATATTGCAATCGGGAGGCTATCCCAAAGCGGGCACGCATAGGTGCGGTAAGCAAACCCGAGCGTGTGGTTGCACCCACTAGGGTGAACGGATTGAGGTTTATTTGGACTGTACGGGCATTTGGCCCTGTCTCTATCATAATATCGATCTTATAATCTTCCATGGCCGAATACAAGTATTCTTCTACGATAGGGCTTAGCCTGTGGATCTCATCTATAAAGAGGACATCGCGCTCTTCCAGGTTAGTAAGTAATCCCGCGAGATCACCCGGCTTGTCCAACACAGGCCCGGAAGTAACTTTTATGGAGACATCCAGTTCGTTTGCAAGTATATGTGCGAGGGTAGTTTTTCCAAGGCCGGGTGGACCATGGAACAAGGTATGATCCAGTGCCTCATCTCGAAGATTGGCAGCCTGAACAAAGATCTGAAGATTTTCCAGCGCCTGGTCTTGTCCGGTAAAATCGTCGAAGGTTAACGGACGTAATTTCTTCTCAATATCAAGTTCCTGAGGTGAAAGTTGTTCTCCGGTAGGATCCAGGTGTTCGTTCATAACACAAATATACGAAGAGTGGAATTACCTTAGTTTGATTATTTTGTATAAAGCGAAAGCCGTAACGAAATGTACGGCTTTCACTGAGTAGCAATCTCCCCAAATTGCCAAAAACTGGTATTTATATCTCAAATATACCCTTGTAAAAGTTCCCGTCATATACGTGAAATCACGTAATCGATGTAAGAAATTCGCTGTTAATTACACCTGTACCGTTTTCCAGTTACCTTTCTTAAACCAGATGATCCCAATTATTGCGATAAGTACTTCTGCAGAGGTAATGGCCCACAGCACGCCATTGACGCCCCAGTCGAAAACTATTGCTGCCAGGTAAGCGAAAGGAAGTTGAAACAGCCAGAAACAGAAGAAATTTATGATGGTAGGCGTTCGTGTGTTTCCCGCTCCATTGAAAGCTTGTACGATCACCATTCCATAGGCATAGGCTACATAGCCCGCCGCGATGATACGAAGGCTTAAGGCTCCGTTCTCTATCACCGAGGGATCATCACTGAAGATCTTCAAGATCATTTCAGCAAATAAGAGATAAAACACCGAAACAGCCGCCATAAACCAGACGTTGTACTTACCGGTTTTCCAAACCGAGGACTCTGCACGATCCGGTTTTTGGGCACCGAGATTCTGTCCCACCAAAGTAGCCGCTGCATTACTCATTCCCCAGGAAGGCATTAAAGTGAACATGAGTACGCGGATAGCAATGGTGTATCCGGCTAGTACCTCACTACCAAATTCGGCCATGATCCGCATTAGAAATACCCAACTGGATGTCCCGATAATAAACTGGCCGATTCCCCCCAGGGATACACGGATCAGGTTCAGCATGATCCCTAATCTGAACACAACATCTTTAAGGCCAACTTTAATTCGGCTCCAGCCATAAAACAATATGACCAATTGCAATATAACCGCACTTCCTCTTCCTATAGTTGTTGCAATCGCCGCACCTTTTACTCCATAGGCAGGAATAGGACCAAAACCGAAGATAAACATGGGGTCCAGGATAATATTTAGAAGGTTTGAAAAGATCAATACCTTCATCGCCACAGACGCATCACCAGCCCCACGGAAGATCGCGTTGATGATGAACAGCAGCATAATGGTTACGTTCCCACCAAGCAATATTTGGGTATACCCATAACCTTCCTCAATAAGATCTGTTTCCCCGCCCATAAGGCCGAGGATTTCCTTCGGAAATAAAATTCCTATAACACTCACTATTACGGCCAGTGCGATCCCGAGAAATATAGATTGTACAGCCGCTTTTGAAGCTCCGGAAACGTTCTTCTCTCCAATACGCCTTGCCACGATAGCGGTTACTCCCATACTCAATCCAATCGCAATTGCGTATACCAGGGTGAGTACAGATTCGGTTAGTCCAACTGTAGCTATGGCATTTGCTCCCAGGCTAGAAACAAAATACGCATCCACCAGGAAGAAAACAGATTCCATCATCATCTCCAGCACCATGGGTACCGAAAGGAGAAAGATCGCCTTTCTAATACTTCCTGAAGTAAAGTCCTGGTCTTTTCCTGCAATCGCCTGAGGTAGATATTTAATAATCTTTTTAAGGGTCTCCAAGAGTGATCTAAATTTTTAAGGGGTTTAAGGTACTAAAAAACCCTCTCGATTTGGAGAGGGTTTTTTGTAGTTGCTATTTTTTCAATTAATGATTCAGCTCTTCTTCATTTTCCTGCAGCGGGATATGCTGCGGCACATAATCCTGACCTGGAATCACATAGTCGCTTTCATCTTTATTGAGTTTACTATAATCGTAAGACCAACGATACACATGCGGAATAGGACCATCCCAGTTTCCATGAATATGTTTGATTGGTGCCGTCCATTCCAAAGTATTGGATTTCCAAGGATTTTGAGGGCCTTTTTTCCCGTAGAACATAGAATGAATAAAGTTGTATAGGAAAACTAACTGTGCCGCTGCAGTAATGATCGCAAAAATTGTGATCACAACATTCACGTCGGCCAGATCGTCGAAATACGGGAAGTTGGTGTTATTGTAATAACGTCTTGGCAGTCCAGCCATTCCAATAAAGTGCATTGGATAGAAAACCCCATAGGCACCTACAGCGGTAACCCAGAAGTGTACAAATCCAAGATTTTTATTCATCATCCTGCTTTGGAACATTTTTGGGAACCAGTGGTACACCCCGGCAAATAATCCATATAAAGCCGAGATTCCCATTACCAGGTGGAAGTGTGCAACCACGAAATAGGTATCGTGTACATTAATATCTAGTGCACTATCACCCAGAATAATACCTGTTAATCCACCCGTGATGAACGTAGATACAAATCCAATTGAAAATAGCATCGCGGGATTTAACTGTAAATTCCCTTTCCATAAGGTAGTGATCCAGTTAAAGGCTTTAACTGCAGAAGGAATTGCAATAAGCAGGGTAGTAAATGTAAATACCGACCCCAGGAACGGATTCATCCCTGATATAAACATATGGTGCCCCCAAACGATCGTAGATAAAAATGCGATCGCTAAGATGGATGCCACCATGGCACGGTAACCAAAGATTGGTTTACGAGAGTTTGTTGCCATGATCTCGGACACAAGACCCATAGCAGGTAATATTACAATATATACTTCGGGGTGCCCCAGGAACCAGAAAAGGTGTTCAAAGAGCACTGGAGATCCTCCCTGGTTGTGTAATACTTCTCCTGCGATATAAATATCGGAAAGGAAGAAGGAGGTTCCGAAGCTTCTATCCATTATAAGCATTAATGCGGCAGACAATAATACCGGGAAAGAAACCACCCCGATTATGGCTGTTACAAAGAACGCCCAAATTGTTAAAGGAAGGCGAGTCATCGACATCCCTTTGGTTCTTAAGTTTAAAACTGTTACTATATAATTAAGTGACCCGAGAAGTGAGGATGCGATAAAGATCGCCATAGACACTAGCCACAAAGTCATACCGGCACCAGAACCTGGAATAGCCTGCGGTAACGCACTTAACGGCGGATATACTGTCCACCCGGCTGAGGCAGGTCCAGCTTCCACGAAAAGTGAAAAAACCATGATAATACTGGATAGAAAGAACAACCAGTATGAGATCATATTAAGGAACCCGGAAGCCATATCGCGCGCCCCGATCTGTAGTGGTATAAGTAAGTTACTGAAGGTACCACTCAATCCGGCCGTAAGGACAAAGAATACCATGATCGTTCCATGAATAGTTACCAGGGCCAGGTAAACACTTGGGTCCATAACGCCACCCTCGGCCCATTTACCTAATAGTACTTCGAAGATTGTGAAAGGTTCATCC includes the following:
- the ruvB gene encoding Holliday junction branch migration DNA helicase RuvB, which translates into the protein MNEHLDPTGEQLSPQELDIEKKLRPLTFDDFTGQDQALENLQIFVQAANLRDEALDHTLFHGPPGLGKTTLAHILANELDVSIKVTSGPVLDKPGDLAGLLTNLEERDVLFIDEIHRLSPIVEEYLYSAMEDYKIDIMIETGPNARTVQINLNPFTLVGATTRSGLLTAPMRARFGIASRLQYYSTELLTTIVQRSAGILKVPINMEAAIEIAGRSRGTPRIANALLRRVRDFAQIKGDGNIDIKIAKYALEALHVDAHGLDEMDNKILTTLIDKFKGGPVGITTLATAVSESSETIEEVYEPFLIQQGFIVRTPRGREVTEAAYKHLGKLKGGSQGGLF
- a CDS encoding MATE family efflux transporter, yielding METLKKIIKYLPQAIAGKDQDFTSGSIRKAIFLLSVPMVLEMMMESVFFLVDAYFVSSLGANAIATVGLTESVLTLVYAIAIGLSMGVTAIVARRIGEKNVSGASKAAVQSIFLGIALAVIVSVIGILFPKEILGLMGGETDLIEEGYGYTQILLGGNVTIMLLFIINAIFRGAGDASVAMKVLIFSNLLNIILDPMFIFGFGPIPAYGVKGAAIATTIGRGSAVILQLVILFYGWSRIKVGLKDVVFRLGIMLNLIRVSLGGIGQFIIGTSSWVFLMRIMAEFGSEVLAGYTIAIRVLMFTLMPSWGMSNAAATLVGQNLGAQKPDRAESSVWKTGKYNVWFMAAVSVFYLLFAEMILKIFSDDPSVIENGALSLRIIAAGYVAYAYGMVIVQAFNGAGNTRTPTIINFFCFWLFQLPFAYLAAIVFDWGVNGVLWAITSAEVLIAIIGIIWFKKGNWKTVQV
- a CDS encoding cytochrome c oxidase subunit I encodes the protein MSAHAEAHAVDHHDDHGHHHKETFITKYIFSQDHKMISKQYLITGLFMGIIGIAMSILFRMQLAWPDEPFTIFEVLLGKWAEGGVMDPSVYLALVTIHGTIMVFFVLTAGLSGTFSNLLIPLQIGARDMASGFLNMISYWLFFLSSIIMVFSLFVEAGPASAGWTVYPPLSALPQAIPGSGAGMTLWLVSMAIFIASSLLGSLNYIVTVLNLRTKGMSMTRLPLTIWAFFVTAIIGVVSFPVLLSAALMLIMDRSFGTSFFLSDIYIAGEVLHNQGGSPVLFEHLFWFLGHPEVYIVILPAMGLVSEIMATNSRKPIFGYRAMVASILAIAFLSTIVWGHHMFISGMNPFLGSVFTFTTLLIAIPSAVKAFNWITTLWKGNLQLNPAMLFSIGFVSTFITGGLTGIILGDSALDINVHDTYFVVAHFHLVMGISALYGLFAGVYHWFPKMFQSRMMNKNLGFVHFWVTAVGAYGVFYPMHFIGMAGLPRRYYNNTNFPYFDDLADVNVVITIFAIITAAAQLVFLYNFIHSMFYGKKGPQNPWKSNTLEWTAPIKHIHGNWDGPIPHVYRWSYDYSKLNKDESDYVIPGQDYVPQHIPLQENEEELNH